A genome region from Erigeron canadensis isolate Cc75 chromosome 3, C_canadensis_v1, whole genome shotgun sequence includes the following:
- the LOC122591997 gene encoding amino acid permease 3-like codes for MSDNVSEKDQQCIIEVVGGFTEDESKFFDDDGRPKRTGTVWTTSAHIITIVIGSGVLSLAWATAQLGWVVGPAVLVLFSFVTYYTSCLLAYCYRSGDPITGKRNYTYMELVHNNLGGWKKNICGSIQYLNIIGIAIGYTIASSISMMAIKRSSCFHEKGHENPCKVSGIPYMLMFGGSQILLSQIPDFHQISWLSMVAAVMSFTYSTIGLGLGIAKVAENGKIKGSLTGVNIGNNVSPTQKIWRAFQALGAISFAYSYSFVLIEIQDTVKAPAEHKTMKKASMISVATTTAFYMLCGCFGYAAFGDMAPGNLLTGFGFFDPYWLVDIANIAIVIHLVGAYQVFCQPLFAFVENNAVKSFPESKFINNEIEIPIPVGGYKPLKLNMFRLAWRSAFVCLITLIAMLMPFFNDVVGIMGAFGFWPLTVYFPIEIYIVQKKIPRWSARWILLQSLSVVCLLISICGAIGSIAGVVSDLKIYKPFKTSM; via the exons ATGAGTGATAACGTTAGCGAAAAGGATCAACAATGCATTATTGAAGTTGTGGGAGGATTCACCGAAGACGAGTCTAAGTTCTTCGATGACGATGGACGTCCTAAAAGAACTG GGACGGTGTGGACTACAAGCGCACATATCATAACTATTGTTATCGGCTCCGGAGTGTTGTCACTAGCATGGGCCACAGCGCAACTAGGTTGGGTCGTTGGGCCGGCCGTTCTTGTTCTGTTTTCGTTTGTGACTTACTACACATCTTGTCTTCTCGCCTACTGCTACCGATCGGGAGACCCCATCACTGGCAAACGAAACTATACATACATGGAACTTGTTCACAACAATCTTG GTGGATGGAAAAAGAATATTTGTGGAAGCATTCAATATCTGAATATTATTGGAATAGCAATTGGATACACAATTGCATCATCTATTAGCATGAT GGCTATAAAGAGATCAAGTTGTTTCCATGAAAAGGGTCATGAGAATCCATGCAAAGTATCAGGGATCCCGTACATGCTCATGTTTGGTGGCTCACAAATCTTGCTCTCTCAAATCCCCGACTTCCATCAGATTTCATGGCTTTCGATGGTGGCTGCTGTCATGTCATTCACTTACTCCACCATTGGTCTTGGCCTCGGAATAGCTAAAGTTGCCG AAAATGGAAAAATTAAGGGAAGTCTTACTGGAGTTAACATTGGGAATAATGTGTCACCAACTCAGAAAATATGGCGGGCCTTTCAAGCACTTGGTGCCATTTCTTTTGCTTATTCGTATTCCTTTGTCCTCATTGAGATTCAG GATACTGTCAAAGCACCGGCTGAGCACAAAACCATGAAGAAAGCAAGCATGATCAGTGTTGCAACTACGACAGCTTTTTATATGTTATGTGGATGTTTTGGCTATGCTGCCTTCGGAGATATGGCACCTGGAAACCTCCTAACTGGTTTTGGTTTCTTTGATCCATACTGGCTTGTCGACATTGCCAACATCGCCATTGTGATCCACCTTGTTGGGGCGTACCAAGTCTTCTGCCAGCCCTTATTCGCCTTTGTTGAAAACAATGCTGTCAAATCCTTCCCCGAGAGCAAATTTATCAACAACGAAATCGAGATCCCAATTCCTGTTGGGGGATATAAACCCTTGAAGCTCAACATGTTCCGGTTGGCATGGAGAAGCGCCTTTGTCTGCCTGATCACACTCATTGCTATGTTGATGCCGTTTTTTAATGATGTTGTTGGGATTATGGGAGCATTTGGATTCTGGCCATTGACGGTCTACTTTCCAATAGAGATATATATTGTTCAAAAGAAGATACCAAGATGGAGCGCCCGATGGATTTTGCTACAATCACTGAGTGTCGTTTGTCTCCTTATTTCAATCTGTGGTGCGATTGGATCGATTGCTGGGGTGGTTAGTGATCTCAAGATTTACAAGCCTTTCAAGACATCAATGTGA
- the LOC122594665 gene encoding histone H2A-like, giving the protein MDTTGKAKKGAAGRKGGGPRKKAVTRSIRAGLQFPVGRIGRYLKNGRYAKRVGTGAPVYLAAVLEYLAAEVLELAGNAARDNKKNRIIPRHVLLAIRNDDELGKLLSGVTIAHGGVLPNINPVLLPKKTGAAAAKEPKSPAKTTKSPKKTAAAAE; this is encoded by the exons atgGATACCACCGGAAAAGCGAAAAAGGGTGCCGCAGGTCGCAAAGGTGGCGGTCCAAGGAAGAAGGCAGTTACCCGGTCAATCCGTGCCGGTCTACAGTTTCCCGTCGGTAGAATTGGGCGGTACTTGAAAAACGGTCGTTATGCTAAACGTGTCGGTACCGGAGCTCCGGTTTACCTCGCCGCCGTCCTCGAGTACCTTGCCGCTGAA GTATTGGAGTTGGCAGGAAATGCAGCAAGGGATAACAAGAAGAACAGGATAATACCAAGGCATGTATTGTTGGCAATCAGGAATGATGATGAGCTTGGAAAACTCTTGTCTGGAGTAACTATCGCACACGGCGGCGTTCTTCCAAATATCAACCCTGTTTTGTTACCGAAGAAGACCGGTGCTGCTGCCGCGAAAGAGCCAAAGTCTCCGGCTAAAACTACCAAGTCTCCTAAGAAGACAGCTGCTGCTGCTGAGTAG
- the LOC122594321 gene encoding 40S ribosomal protein S15a-like: protein MVRVSVLNDALKCMYNAEKRGKRQVMIRPSSKVIIKFLMVMQKHGYIGEFEYVDDHRSGKIVVELNGRLNKCGVISPRFDVGVKEIEPWTARLLPSRQFGYIVLTTSAGIMDHEEARRKNVGGKVLGFFY, encoded by the exons ATGGTGAGAGTTAGTGTTCTGAATGATGCTCTTAAGTGTATGTACAATGCCGAGAAGAGAGGGAAAAGGCAAGTTATGATCAGGCCATCTTCAAAAGTGATCATCAAGTTTCTTATGGTTATGCAAAAGCATG GTTATATTGGTGAATTTGAGTATGTTGATGACCACAGATCTGGTAAGATTGTGGTTGAATTGAATGGGCGTTTGAACAAATGCGGGGTTATCAGTCCTCGTTTTGATGTTGGTGTCAAGGAGATCGAGCCTTGGACCGCAAGACTTCTTCCTTCCAGACAG TTTGGGTACATTGTCTTGACCACATCTGCTGGAATCATGGATCATGAAGAGGCTAGGAGGAAGAATGTCGGTGGGAAAGTGCTTGGGTTTTTCTACTAA
- the LOC122591110 gene encoding THO complex subunit 4A-like codes for MAGAALDMSLDDLIKNNKKSGGDGGSRGRGRGRSSGPGPTRRFNNRGAHRATPYGGPKAPVAAWKHDMFPDQAMGIGGRSSAVETGTKLYISNLDYGVSNEDIKELFAEVGDLKKYSIHYDRSGRSKGTAEIVFTRQQDALAAVKRYNNVQLDGKPMKIEVVGLNIVAPAGGPPFTNNARNTNGYPRGGQGRNGGFGRPRGGGAGGRGPAARGGRGRGRGGRGEKISADDLDADLEKYHSESMQTN; via the exons ATGGCCGGCGCTGCTTTAGATATGTCTCTTGATGATCTCATCAAGAACAATAAGAAATCCGGCGGTGATGGCGGTAGTCGCGGCCGTGGTCGAGGTCGATCTTCCGGACCTGGACCTACACGTCGGTTCAACAACCGCGGTGCTCACCGTGCCACACCTTACGGCGGACCTAAG GCACCAGTTGCTGCTTGGAAGCATGATATGTTTCCTGATCAGGCTATGGGAATTGGGGGCCGGTCTTCTGCGGTTGAGACCGGAACGAAGCTGTATATATCGAACCTTGATTACGGTGTCTCCAATGAGGATATCaag GAGCTTTTTGCTGAAGTTGGTGATCTGAAGAAGTATTCTATACATTACGATAGAAGCGGAAGATCTAAG GGAACGGCTGAGATTGTGTTTACAAGACAACAAGATGCGTTAGCAGCTGTCAAGAGGTATAACAATGTCCAGCTTGATGGAAAGCCAATGAAAATAGAGGTGGTGGGATTAAATATAGTAGCTCCTGCTGGTGGTCCTCCGTTCACAAACAATGCTAGAAATACGAATGGTTATCCTAGAGG TGGACAAGGTAGGAATGGTGGATTTGGAAGGCCACGTGGTGGTGGTGCCGGAGGCCGAGGACCTGCTGCAAGGGGAGGCCGTGGACGCGGCAGAGGAGGCCGTGGAGAGAAAATATCCGCGGATGATCTTGACGCTGATCTGGAGAAGTACCATTCAGAGTCAATGCAAACAAATTGA
- the LOC122594666 gene encoding histone H2B.3-like gives MAPKAEKKPAEKTPAAEKAPAEKKPKAGKKLPKEAGGAAAADKKKKRSKKSVETYKIYIFKVLKQVHPDIGISSKAMGIMNSFINDIFEKLAQESSRLARYNKKPTITSREIQTAVRLVLPGELAKHAVSEGTKAVTKFTSS, from the coding sequence ATGGCACCAAAAGCAGAGAAGAAGCCAGCCGAGAAAACTCCGGCCGCCGAAAAGGCACCGGCGGAGAAGAAACCAAAGGCCGGAAAGAAGCTCCCGAAGGAAGCCGGAGGTGCGGCTGCGGCagacaagaagaaaaagagaagcAAGAAGAGCGTGGAGACGTACAAGATATACATATTCAAGGTGTTGAAACAGGTGCATCCAGATATTGGAATTTCAAGCAAAGCTATGGGGATAATGAACAGttttattaatgatatttttgaGAAATTGGCTCAGGAAAGTTCTAGATTGGCTAGGTATAATAAGAAACCGACGATTACGTCACGTGAGATCCAGACTGCGGTCAGGCTTGTGCTTCCTGGTGAATTGGCTAAGCATGCTGTCAGCGAAGGGACTAAGGCGGTTACCAAGTTTACTAGCTCTTAG
- the LOC122591998 gene encoding bidirectional sugar transporter NEC1-like has translation MVIKISYNVSAGNIISFLVFLAPLPTFYKIYRKKSSEGYQAIPYMVALFSAALLLYYAFLKTNAYMIISINGFGCFIELIYLAVYLFYAPKTSKISTIKYISIFNVGGLGTVMILSMLFVKGQERVELVGWTCAVINLAVFAAPLSIMRTVIRTKSVEYMPFMLSFFLTLCATAWFFYGFFVNDYFIAVPNIAGFLFGIAQMILYCVYKDCNKQNGKDQTQKPNKKSTDQDHFELEVVVGDTLHHQSRSN, from the exons ATGGTGATTAAGATATCTTACAATGTTTCTGCAGGTAATATTATATCATTTCTTGTGTTCCTAGCCCCATT GCCAACATTCTACAAGATTTACAGAAAGAAATCTTCAGAAGGATATCAAGCAATACCATACATGGTTGCTCTCTTTAGTGCTGCATTGTTGTTGTACTATGCTTTTCTGAAGACAAATGCATACATGATCATAAGCATTAACGGCTTTGGATGTTTTATCGAACTCATTTACCTGGCAGTGTACCTCTTTTATGCACCGAAAACTTCCAAG ATATCCACCATaaagtatatatctatattcaatGTTGGAGGACTTGGTACTGTGATGATACTTTCGATGCTCTTTGTAAAAGGCCAGGAAAGAGTTGAACTTGTAGGATGGACTTGTGCTGTGATTAATCTTGCAGTGTTCGCCGCTCCTTTAAGCATCATG AGGACAGTGATCAGAACAAAAAGTGTCGAGTACATGCCGTTCATGCTCTCATTTTTCCTCACTCTATGTGCCACGGCATGGTTCTTTTACGGATTCTTTGTAAACGACTACTTCATTGCA GTGCCAAACATTGCTGGATTCTTATTTGGAATAGCTCAAATGATACTATATTGTGTATACAAGGATTGCAATAAGCAAAACGGTAAGGATCAGACACAAAAACCAAATAAGAAGAGCACAGATCAAGACCATTTCGAGCTGGAAGTTGTTGTTGGCGACACGCTTCATCACCAGTCAAGAAGTAACTAG
- the LOC122594667 gene encoding cold-inducible RNA-binding protein-like, with the protein MAANRLQLFVSRLSFYTTQKDLQRLFSPFGPITEARLVIDPRTQRPKGFGFVTFESHIDAHNAVKAINGKIVDGRLIFVEVAKTKTTGEDEANLK; encoded by the exons ATGGCGGCAAACAGACTGCAGCTATTCGTCAGCA gaTTATCATTTTACACCACACAAAAAGATTTACAGAGGCTTTTTTCACCTTTTGGCCCAATCACTGAAg CTAGACTTGTTATTGATCCAAGAACTCAAAGGCCTAAAGGGTTTGGTTTTGTTACATTTGAATCACATATTGATGCTCATAATGCAGTGAAAGCCATCAATGGCAag ATTGTTGATGGTAGGTTGATCTTTGTGGAAGTTGCGAAGACTAAAACAACTGGAGAAGACGAAGCCAATCTTAAATAG
- the LOC122593426 gene encoding actin-depolymerizing factor 2-like, with product MANAASGMAVHDECKLKFLELKAKRTYRFIIFKIEEKQKEVIVEKVGEPTESHEDFAACLPASECRYAVFDYDFVTEENCQKSRIFFIAWSPDTARVRNKMIYASSKDRFKRELDGIQVELQATDPTEMDLDVFKSRAN from the exons ATG GCTAACGCGGCATCTGGGATGGCTGTGCATGATGAGTGCAAGCTAAAATTTCTGGAGTTGAAGGCCAAAAGAACATACCGCTTCATTATTTTCAAGATCGAGGAGAAGCAAAAGGAAGTGATTGTAGAAAAAGTTGGCGAGCCAACTGAAAGCCACGAGGATTTTGCTGCTTGCCTTCCTGCATCTGAGTGTCGATATgctgtttttgattatgattttgTCACTGAAGAGAATTGCCAAAAAAGCAGGATCTTTTTCATTGCATG GTCTCCTGATACTGCACGGGTGAGAAACAAAATGATTTATGCTAGCTCAAAGGACAGATTTAAGAGGGAACTGGATGGAATTCAGGTGGAACTTCAAGCAACTGATCCGACAGAGATGGATCTTGATGTATTCAAGAGCCGGGCCAACTAA